A region from the Enterobacter roggenkampii genome encodes:
- the zntB gene encoding zinc transporter ZntB, which produces MESIKGSELNVPDAVFAWVLDGRGGARPLEDNDVIDSAHPCWLHLNYTHPDSADWLASTPLLPNNVRDALAGESLRPRVSRMGDGTLITLRCINGSTDERPDQLVAMRVYMDDGLIVSTRQRKVLALDDIVNDLKEGTGPIDCGSWLVDVCDALTDHASEFIEELHDKIIDLEDNLLDQQIPPRGFLALLRKQLIVMRRYMTPQRDVYARLASERLAWMNDDHRRRMQDIADRLGRGLDEIDSCIARTAVMADEIAQVMQESLARRTYTMSLMAMVFLPSTFLTGLFGVNLGGIPGGAYRYGFTAFCVMLVVLIGGVAWWLHRSKWL; this is translated from the coding sequence GTGGAAAGCATTAAAGGATCTGAACTTAACGTTCCTGACGCAGTTTTTGCGTGGGTGCTGGACGGCCGCGGCGGTGCCCGACCGCTGGAAGATAATGATGTGATCGACAGTGCGCATCCCTGCTGGCTGCATCTGAACTATACCCATCCGGACAGCGCTGACTGGCTGGCGTCGACCCCGCTCTTGCCCAATAACGTGCGCGATGCGCTGGCGGGTGAAAGCCTGCGGCCCCGCGTAAGCCGCATGGGTGACGGGACGCTGATTACCCTCCGCTGTATTAACGGCAGCACGGATGAACGTCCGGATCAGCTGGTGGCGATGCGGGTCTATATGGACGATGGGCTGATTGTCTCCACCCGACAGCGTAAGGTCCTGGCGCTGGATGACATCGTCAACGATCTGAAAGAGGGCACCGGGCCGATCGACTGCGGCAGCTGGCTGGTGGACGTCTGTGACGCGCTTACCGATCACGCCAGTGAGTTTATTGAAGAGCTGCACGACAAAATCATCGACCTGGAAGATAACCTGCTCGATCAGCAGATCCCGCCGCGTGGTTTTCTGGCCTTATTGCGCAAGCAGCTGATTGTTATGCGCCGCTACATGACGCCGCAGCGCGACGTGTATGCGCGGCTGGCCAGCGAAAGGCTCGCCTGGATGAACGACGACCATCGACGCAGAATGCAGGATATTGCCGACAGGCTGGGCCGCGGGCTGGATGAAATTGATTCCTGTATTGCCAGAACGGCGGTGATGGCGGACGAAATCGCGCAGGTGATGCAGGAGTCGCTGGCGCGAAGAACCTATACGATGTCCCTGATGGCGATGGTGTTTTTACCGAGCACGTTTCTGACCGGGTTGTTTGGCGTCAACCTGGGCGGAATTCCGGGTGGCGCTTATCGCTACGGTTTTACGGCGTTTTGCGTGATGTTAGTTGTTTTGATTGGGGGTGTTGCATGGTGGTTGCATCGTAGTAAATGGCTGTAA